From Diaminobutyricibacter sp. McL0608, one genomic window encodes:
- a CDS encoding TetR/AcrR family transcriptional regulator, translating into MAQQQSIVQAALDEFASRGFHDASLNRVIDAAGISKGSMYYYFDGKEDLYAYVAQVGLAGLFEQVGPLPDLGVADADAFWSVLGDYYLRLTRALIASPQLAAMLRGWAAAARSPASQKAQEELEQSSLPWIAQVLATGQSVGAVRDDVPPTLLIAVAMGMGEAMDVWLMSQEVDDDALQGLIGSLMSMIRGAVGP; encoded by the coding sequence GTGGCTCAGCAACAGTCGATCGTGCAGGCGGCCCTCGACGAGTTCGCGTCGCGGGGGTTTCATGACGCCTCGCTCAACCGGGTGATCGATGCCGCCGGGATCTCCAAGGGGTCGATGTACTACTACTTCGACGGCAAGGAGGATCTGTATGCCTACGTCGCGCAGGTCGGCCTGGCCGGGCTGTTCGAGCAGGTCGGTCCGTTGCCCGACCTGGGGGTGGCGGATGCCGACGCCTTCTGGTCTGTTCTGGGCGACTACTACCTCCGGCTGACGCGAGCGCTCATCGCGTCACCACAGTTGGCGGCCATGCTGCGCGGCTGGGCCGCCGCGGCAAGAAGCCCCGCGTCACAGAAGGCGCAGGAGGAACTGGAACAGTCATCCCTCCCGTGGATCGCGCAGGTGCTCGCCACCGGGCAAAGTGTGGGAGCGGTGCGCGACGACGTCCCGCCCACCCTGCTGATAGCGGTCGCGATGGGCATGGGCGAGGCGATGGATGTCTGGCTCATGTCGCAAGAGGTCGACGACGACGCCCTGCAGGGGCTGATCGGGTCGCTGATGAGCATGATCAGAGGAGCAGTCGGTCCCTGA